Proteins found in one Labrus bergylta chromosome 8, fLabBer1.1, whole genome shotgun sequence genomic segment:
- the LOC109986625 gene encoding uncharacterized protein isoform X6, with the protein MATMTTEASAVSEADTEGKQKASGAEPEPEPEPENKQKPEAAVSDPEGEPSSKKAQEQTSEPGTAEVATSPEEEQLKPRTRTSAGKGLSRLFSSFLKRRSQCSEGEGFEAEKAREDKADTEEKADKAGEKKEGEVKGEEEEVKVEEKKPEEKPEAKEVKKKDEANVEKKEEKKKEEEKVEKKGSKKKKKEAKKKVEKKDADKVKQEEVKREEEKVKKEDKKDDEQVKKDEEKDEENVKKEEKKEDEKVNKEEKKEDEKAQQSVEKEEDKSETKEEKEPTDVKDKEAEAEKKESKEGENTDKKVAKRKEKEEKVKKKEEEKAKRKAEEEERHKKREEEKAKKKEEEKAREAEKAKKKEEKAKEAEKAKKKEEEKAKKKEEEKAKEEKAKKKEEEKTKEEPTKKDEEKVKEEVKKKDEEKEEEKTEKKQKKEEEKGKKKEKGKNKGKKEGKSQSDEQVKAPIAAPEPELKTEPEAEQAPDQHSVSSAETQPAQEKHKDEESINKEPDAVEEVKEDDTEKKEEEPTEQNNDAEEEEKAKEVTKKEKPAKEKKTEKKPEEAKGSKRLKTMQCKVTLLDDTLFECELDKHAKGQELITKVCDHVNLLEKDYFGLAHGETTTSKTWLEATKEIRKQVPGAVYEFTFNVKFYPPDPAQLTEDLTRYFLCVQLRKDIMSGVLPCSFVTLSLLGSYAAQSELGEYDPETHGTDYVKDLSLAPGQSKELEDKVMELHRTYRSMSPAQADMLFLENAKKLAMYGVDLHQAKDLDGVDITLGVCSGGLMVYKDKLRINRFPWPKVLKISYKRSSFFIKIRPSELEQYESTIGFKLPNYKASKKLWKVCVENHTFFRVPTVEPPSSRRFLVLGSKFRYSGRTQAQTRQASSMIDRPAPRFTRSASKRLSRNLDGSMSAGDETLQLLQQLSASVRTEVDDWSLMTSDQPWPSSVFPASGESEQTFIQSWEEGQSVHTVRVSQQDTETSSQTTTVTELLTDEQQGWRKEDLWSALLDRHPPFPFAPPFDYVKQPAKLSLSKMSSMDRLLQPSTAQQDDWFVYFDHILSLLSPEQFPPSAQIELREEDEQVVYDSEQEPTNEEKINRLQEMVMLVDKLTEAEVLERNLREVRYLEDRLQEVDEMAEKLQEVIEEELGKEEVEKLRKEFAETELEQHVRVGGVTKTVVIKSIRSIEKEDGEEDELEQQIKEVFLKGLYEEEEAEGEQETKIEVIGESQFDDNLIEKLRGIEQEWKEEAEVKMSGVPGTTSVVAYQKVEPRIKKKVTIVEEREPNQEIMVGRMLEESLEKEEAWCEIEGQAEDEREAEYGEIWFILFDRPPYTSVVKPQVVTVERAQVDEGEYFTSNSESTTFEEKIEITALEKKTKLFVEERKVEEEEVWRASEIPPQQTAIERDDDWFILLDVIPRQTPYVPPVSSKRRGELDAESFVLVVETAAVQEIGEEVSEERTIIEKAPRELQVIPLQPVTDRDDDFFVLLDVVPRETSYVQPERVEVSPEERVSLVEIKNVKKREESSEVVTSGVEMKHPQSEKQVVALPQSVRQIEDDWFLLLEASTRETYVQQVTAEEYVPEESISVQSDIIKVASREKVVVEEIAGIVLEKEDKNLSEQILPEQKIPEAVRERDDDWFLLLDVIPRETEFVPPASLAATSQMFATVQPRIEVKSTEQTLQQVEFEQIRLQPSQPLQQKDDDWFGLFDAIREEAVIVPSVSPVEIVPDMRKLSEVEVKTTETTTWKEMIIGVETRQVETRLSEIRTSQAALLSEREGGDDWFGLFDIVREKPFVIPPVAVVERFVDVVAAAEQKPKLFMEDVKHAVKFVEIEAPQPRQVDDDWFVLLDVAERTSVAVDERLRIPPEVRPAKVLEVKEQRAQQRVTVVEERWQQGKVVQQKPRPEVREVEDDWFILLDVATKKSVAGLERVQFPAEKRAPPAATKTLTVISKMRPQFEERILDERRPVTPTHIHDDWFVLLDVGQKKSVVSTHRGTRPVSAPVFSQAALAEAGIPMAPFDQPQTSTPIKTGRLEERKLEVTVEAVEPSKVEAVVEVKPAAWRNQREVNSSLITTINGDIQEFDKPQEDLLKHHASISELKRNFMEAVPEQRPSEWDKRLSTHSPFRTLGINGQPLPSADGSACISLLCNGSETKASHTKTSTNVGFSGKTSPTVSHTSEPDSGDSLLGDPVEEESFDQEEVVVFETSLLPIIEEEMAQLPSSLDPCCRGLNETQEEEEGSNPEVMEGSGRIVGSSQASYFRSDGPQVICCFQPPLVQTQTVTITAVSNSLSSGISTTEVPVVPTKTFIYASSKETDDGTEDKDGTTTSSSKTVTTENIGGTSVTTTTTHISKVVKSGSSESRVEKRIVITADSDMDQDKEKADGASAL; encoded by the exons TGGCTACCATGACAACAGAGGCGAGTGCGGTGAGCGAGGCAGACACTGAGGGCAAGCAGAAGGCCAGTGGGGCAGAACCAGAGCCAGAACCTGAACCAGAGAACAAGCAGAAACCAGAGGCGGCAGTGTCTGACCCAGAGGGGGAGCCTTCAAGCAAGAAGGCCCAGGAGCAGACCTCCGAGCCTGGGACTGCAGAAGTAGCTACCTCCCCTGAGGAGGAGCAGCTGAAACCTCGTACCCGGACCTCGGCTGGCAAAGGTCTGTCAcgcctcttctcctctttcctcaAACGGCGCTCGCAGTGCTCTGAGGGAGAGGGGTTTGAGGCAGAGAAAGCCAGGGAGGACAAGGCAGACACAGAGGAAAAGGCCGACAAggcaggagagaagaaggagggagaagtgaaaggtgaagaggaggaggttaaGGTAGAAGAGAAGAAACCAGAAGAGAAACCAGAGGcaaaagaagtgaaaaagaaagatgaagcaaatgtagagaaaaaagaggagaaaaagaaagaggaagaaaaagttGAGAAGAAGggcagtaaaaagaaaaaaaaagaagccaagaaGAAAGTAGAGAAAAAGGATGCagacaaagtaaaacaggaagaggtgaaaagggaagaggaaaaggtgaaaaaagaagacaaaaaggatgatgaacaggtgaaaaaagatgaggaaaaggatgaggaaaatgtaaaaaaggaagagaaaaaagaggatgaaaaggtgaataaagaagagaaaaaagaggatgaaaaagcacaacagagtgtagaaaaggaggaggacaagtcagagacaaaagaagaaaaggagccCACCGATGTAAAAGACAAGGAGGCAgaagcagaaaagaaagagagtaaagagggagaaaacactgacaaaaaagttgcaaagaggaaagaaaaggaggaaaaggtaaagaagaaggaagaggaaaaagcaaagaggaaagcagaggaagaagaaaggcacaagaagagagaagaagagaaagctaagaagaaagaggaggaaaaggcaAGAGAGGCCGAAAAagcaaagaagaaagaagaaaaagcaaaagaggcagaaaaggcaaagaagaaagaggaagaaaaagccaaaaagaaggaggaggagaaggcaAAAGAGGAGAAagctaaaaagaaagaagaggagaagacaaAAGAGGAGCCCACAAAGAAGGACGAAGAAAAGGTGAAGgaagaagtgaagaaaaaagacgaggaaaaagaggaggaaaagacagagaaaaaacaaaagaaagaagaggaaaaagggaagaaaaaggagaaagggaAGAACAAGGGAAAAAAGGAGGGGAAAAGTCAAAGTGACGAGCAGGTGAAAGCACCGATTGCTGCTCCAGAGCCTGAACTTAAAACTGAGCCAGAAGCTGAACAAGCTCCAGATCAGCACTCAGTCAGCAGtgcagagacacag CCAGctcaagagaaacacaaagacgaAGAGTCGATAAATAAGGAGCCAGACGCTGTGGAAGAAGTGAAGGAGGAcgacacagagaaaaaagaggaagaaccGACTGAGCAGAATAACGACgccgaggaagaggagaaggcaAAGGAGGTAACgaagaaagaaaaacctgcGAAAGAAAAGAAGACGGAGAAGAAACCAGAAGAGGCTAAAGGCTCCAAACGTCTGAAAACCATGCAATGCAAAGTCACCTTACTGGACGACACtctgtttgagtgtgagctGGAT AAACATGCTAAAGGCCAAGAGCTTATAACAAAGGTGTGTGACCATGTTAATCTGCTGGAGAAAGATTACTTCGGCCTCGCTCATGGGGAAACCACAACAAGCAAG ACTTGGTTGGAAGCCACCAAAGAGATCAGGAAACAGGTTCCAGGTGCTGTTTATGAGTTTACGTTCAACGTGAAGTTTTACCCTCCAGACCCTGCTCAGCTCACTGAGGATCTCACCAG GTACTTTCTGTGTGTCCAGCTGAGAAAGGACATCATGAGCGGTGTTCTTCCCTGTTCTTTTGTCACACTGTCCCTGCTGGGTTCATACGCAGCCCAGTCGGAGCTCGGAGAGTACGACCCGGAGACACATGGGACAGACTACGTGAAAGATCTGAGCCTGGCTCCTGGACAGAGCAAAGAGCTAGAGGACAAAGTGATGGAGCTGCACCGCACATACAG GTCAATGAGTCCAGCTCAAGCAGACATGTTGTTTCTGGAAAATGCCAAGAAGCTCGCCATGTATGGAGTTGACCTGCATCAGGCCAAG GATCTGGATGGTGTTGACATCACATTGGGAGTTTGCTCCGGTGGTCTGATGGTTTACAAGGACAAGCTGAGGATCAACCGTTTCCCCTGGCCTAAAGTGCTCAAGATCTCCTACAAACGTAGCAGCTTCTTTATCAAGATCAGACCATCGGAG CTAGAGCAATATGAAAGCACAATCGGCTTCAAACTTCCCAACTACAAAGCATCGAAGAAGCTGTGGAAAGTTTGCGTTGAAAACCATACCTTCTTCCG TGTTCCCACAGTAGAGCCTCCATCATCTCGTCGCTTCCTCGTCTTGGGATCTAAGTTCCGGTACAGCGGGCGCACTCAGGCCCAGACCCGCCAGGCCAGCTCCATGATCGACCGCCCCGCCCCTCGATTCACACGCTCTGCAAGCAAGAGGCTGTCCCGTAACCTAGATGGAAGTATGT CAGCTGGAGATGAAActctccagctcctgcaacaaCTCTCAGCATCagtcaggactgaagttgatgATTGGTCACTGATGACATCTGACCAACCCTGGCCTTCTTCTGTATTCCCAG CCAGTGGGGAGTCAGAGCAGACTTTCATTCAGTCCTGGGAGGAGGGACAGTCTGTTCACACAGTCAGAGTGAGCCAGCAGGACACTGAGACGAGCTCTCAGACCACCACAGTGACAGAGCTGTTGACGGATGAGCAACAAGGATGGAGAAAGGAAGACTTGTGGTCTGCCCTACTTGATCGCCATCCTCCTTTTCCCTTTGCCCCACCTTTTGATTATGTGAAACAGCCAG CTAAGCTCAGCTTGTCAAAAATGAGCTCAATGGATAGACTACTGCAACCATCAACAGCACAGCAAGATGATTGGTTTGTTTACTTCGACCACATCCTGAGCCTTCTCTCCCCTGAACAAT tccctccctctgctcaGATCGAGCTTCGGGAAGAGGATGAGCAGGTCGTCTATGATTCAGAGCAGGAGCCGACCAATGAGGAGAAAATTAACAGGCTGCAGGAAATGGTGATGTTGGTAGACAAGCTGACAGAGGCAGAAGTTTTAGAAAGGAATCTAAGGGAAGTGAGGTATTTGGAGGACAGGCTCCAGGAAGTGGATGAGATGGCAGAGAAACTTCAGGAAGTAATAGAAGAGGAATTAGGTAAGGAGGAGGTGGAAAAGTTAAGAAAGGAATTTGCAGAGACAGAGCTGGAGCAACATGTGCGAGTGGGAGGTGTAACAAAAACTGTGGTGATAAAATccataaggagcatagaaaaaGAAGACGGTGAAGAGGATGAACTGGAGCAGCAGATAAAGGAGGTGTTCTTGAAAGGCTTgtatgaggaggaagaggccgAGGGGGAGCAGGAGACTAAAATAGAGGTCATAGGTGAGAGTCAGTTTGATGACAACTTGATAGAGAAGCTGCGCGGGATAGAACAGGAATGGAAGGAGGAAGCTGAGGTCAAGATGTCAGGCGTCCCTGGTACCACTTCTGTAGTAGCTTACCAGAAGGTGGAGCCTAGGATCAAGAAGAAAGTGACTATTGTGGAAGAGCGAGAGCCTAATCAAGAAATAATGGTCGGCAGGATGTTAGAGGAGAGCCTAGAAAAAGAGGAGGCATGGTGTGAGATTGAAGGGCAGGCTGAGGATGAACGTGAGGCGGAATATGGCGAAATCTGGTTCATACTGTTTGACCGTCCTCCATACACATCTGTTGTCAAACCACAAG TTGTGACTGTGGAACGTGCTCAGGTGGATGAAGGCGAGTATTTCACCTCAAACAGCGAGAGTACAACCTTTGAGGAGAAAATTGAGATTACAGCTCTTGAGAAAAAGACCAAGCTTTTTGTGGAAGAAAGGAAAgtggaagaagaggaagtaTGGCGTGCCTCTGAGATTCCTCCACAACAGACCGCCATAGAAAGAGACGATGACTGGTTTATTTTGCTGGATGTAATTCCCAGACAAACTCCTTATGTACCACCAG TTTCTTCGAAGAGAAGAGGCGAGTTAGACGCAGAAAGTTTTGTCCTGGTGGTGGAAACTGCAGCTGTGCAGGAGATTGGAGAAGAAGTGTCCGAAGAGAGAACGATAATAGAAAAGGCACCAAGAGAGCTACAAGTAATCCCACTGCAGCCAgtgacagacagagatgatgaCTTTTTTGTGTTGCTTGATGTTGTTCCCAGAGAAACATCATATGTTCAACCAG AGCGTGTTGAAGTGTCTCCAGAGGAACGTGTCTCTctggttgaaataaaaaacgTCAAAAAACGGGAGGAAAGCTCAGAAGTTGTGACATCAGGCGTAGAAATGAAACACCCGCAAAGTGAAAAGCAAGTAGTAGCCCTTCCACAGTCTGTGAGACAGATAGAAGATGACTGGTTTTTGCTGCTGGAGGCTTCCACCAGAGAAACATATGTACAACAAG TTACCGCAGAAGAGTATGTTCCTGAAGAAAGCATTTCCGTCCAATCTGACATAATCAAAGTGGCGTCCAGAGAGAAGGTCGTAGTGGAAGAAATTGCAGGAATTGTGCTTGAGAAAGAGGACAAGAATCTTTCCGAGCAAATCCTTCCAGAGCAGAAAATACCTGAAGCAGTCAGGGAAAGAGATGACGACTGGTTTCTTCTGCTGGATGTCATTCCTAGAGAAACTGAATTTGTGCCTCCAG cgTCTCTGGCAGCCACAAGCCAAATGTTTGCAACTGTTCAACCTCGAATTGAAGTGAAAAGCACAGAGCAGACGTTGCAGCAGGTTGAGTTTGAGCAGATTAGACTGCAGCCTTCACAGCCTCTGCAACAGAAAGATGATGACTGGTTTGGGCTGTTTGATGCTATTCGCGAAGAGGCAGTCATAGTACCATCAG TTTCTCCTGTTGAGATTGTTCCGGATATGAGGAAGTTGTCGGAGGTTGAGGTGAAAACCACAGAGACCACAACATGGAAGGAGATGATAATTGGTGTGGAGACCAGACAGGTTGAGACACGTTTGTCTGAAATTAGAACAAGCCAAGCTGCACTGCTTTccgagagagaaggaggagacgATTGGTTTGGTCTGTTCGACATCGTGCGTGAAAAGCCTTTTGTCATACCACCAG TTGCTGTGGTTGAGCGTTTTGTGGATGTGGTAGCAGCTGCTGAACAAAAACCAAAACTCTTCATGGAAGATGTAAAGCATGCTGTTAAGTTTGTGGAGATTGAAGCACCACAACCAAGACAGGTGGATGATGACTGGTTTGTGCTGCTGGATGTTGCAGAAAGGACATCAG TGGCTGTGGATGAACGTCTCCGTATACCTCCTGAAGTCAGACCAGCCAAAGTGTTAGAAGTCAAAGAGCAGAGAGCACAGCAAAGAGTTACGGTAGTGGAGGAGAGGTGGCAGCAGGGTAAGGTGGTGCAGCAGAAACCACGCCCGGAAGTGAGAGAGGTGGAGGATGATTGGTTTATTCTGCTGGACGTGGCCACTAAGAAATCAG TCGCTGGCCTTGAGCGCGTCCAGTTCCCAGCAGAGAAGAGAGCTCCACCTGCTGCAACCAAAACACTGACTGTTATTTCAAAGATGAGACCTCAGTTTGAGGAACGGATCCTGGATGAAAGACGTCCTGTCACGCCTACACACATTCATGATGATTGGTTTGTTCTTCTAGATGTTGGACAAAAGAAGTCAG TGGTGAGCACACACAGGGGCACCCGTCCCGTCAGTGCTCCGGTCTTCTCCCAGGCCGCTCTGGCAGAGGCAGGCATCCCCATGGCCCCTTTCGATCAGCCCCAGACCTCCACCCCCATCAAGACCGGCCGTCTGGAGGAGAGGAAGCTGGAGGTCACCGTAGAAGCTGTGGAGCCCTCAAAGGTCGAGGCTGTGGTTGAGGTCAAG CCAGCAGCGTGGAGAAACCAGAGAGAAGTAAACTCTTCACTGATAACCACCATCAATGGGGACATTCAG GAGTTTGATAAACCTCAGGAGGATCTGCTCAAGCATCATGCCAGCATCAGCGAGCTGAAGAGGAACTTCATGGAAGCCGTCCCGGAGCAGAGGCCCAGTGAGTGGGACAAGCGCCTGTCCACACACTCTCCGTTCCGCACCCTGGGGATCAATGGTCAGCCTCTGCCCAGTGCAGATGGG AGTGCGTGCATTAGTCTCCTTTGCAATGGTTCAGAGACGAAGGCTTCGCATACCAAAACCAGCACCAACGTGGGCTTTTCAGGCAAAACGAGTCCCACTGTGAGCCACACGAGTGAGCCTGATAGTGGTGATTCCCTCCTCGGTGATCCAGTTGAGGAAGAGTCTTTTGATCAGGAGGAGGTCGTAGTGTTTGAGACCTCCTTACTGCCCATCATAGAGGAGGAGATGGCGCAGCTGCCTTCCTCCCTCGACCCCTGCTGTAGAGGTTTAAATGAgacccaagaagaagaagaaggatcAAACCCAGAAGTGATGGAGGGCTCGGGGAGGATAGTTGGATCTTCCCAAGCTTCCTATTTCAGGAGCGATGGTCCACAGGTCATATGCTGCTTCCAG CCCCCTCTGGTGCAGACCCAGACTGTCACCATCACAGCTGTCTCCAACTCCTTATCCAGTGGCATCTCCACCACAGAGGTCCCTGTCGTCCCCACCAAGACCTTCATCTATGCCTCTTCAAAG GAGACAGATGATGGAACAGAAGACAAAGATGGCACAACCACGTCTAGCTCCAAGACCGTCACCACGGAGAACATCGGTGGCACCTCAGTCACCACCACTACCACTCACATCTCAAAG GTAGTGAAAAGCGGATCTTCGGAGAGTCGTGTGGAGAAGAGAATCGTTATAACTGCAGACTCTGATATGGACCAAGATAAG GAGAAGGCTGACGGAGCATCAGCATTGTAA